The proteins below come from a single Corylus avellana chromosome ca3, CavTom2PMs-1.0 genomic window:
- the LOC132176373 gene encoding protein trichome birefringence-like 31: MKQLSLDRRIQTLFPVALASLLVLGTARLVLDHLKSNHSRDFRLYSRPRSHEKHKLPVVISPEDRVAEGCNVFEGKWVWDNVSYPLYTEESCPFLVKQVTCQRNGRPDSFYKNWRWQPNECNLPRFDPLKLLQMLRGKRLMFVGDSVQRAQFESMVCLVQSVIPVGKKSLQRVPPMKIFKIEEFDASIEYYWAPFIVESNSDHATNHTVLKRSVKLDSIAKHRKEWEGVDILVFESYVWWMYKPLINATYGSPDDVKEYNVTTAYRLALETWANWMDSKLNPHTQKVFFMSMSPTHLWSWEWKPGSDGNCFNESHPIQGPFWGTGSNLEIMEILHDTLQQLKFNVTLLNITQLSEFRKDAHTTIYGERKGKLLTKEQRSDPNNFADCIHWCLPGVPDTWNEILYAYLLKNYQNFL; encoded by the exons ATGAAGCAGCTCTCTCTTGATCGCCGGATCCAAACCCTCTTCCCTGTTGCATTGGCTTCTCTTCTAGTCCTGGGGACTGCAAGGCTTGTCCTAGATCACTTGAAGAGCAACCACAGCCGGGATTTCCGGCTGTATAGCCGGCCAAGAAGCCATGAAAAGCACAAATTACCAGTTGTTATTTCTCCTGAGGATCGTGTTGCAGAAGGATGCAATGTTTTTGAAGGGAAATGGGTGTGGGATAATGTGTCTTATCCCCTTTACACAGAAGAGAGCTGTCCATTCTTGGTTAAACAGGTGACTTGCCAGAGGAATGGGAGGCCTGATTCATTCTATAAGAATTGGAGGTGGCAGCCTAATGAATGCAATCTCCCAAG GTTCGATCCATTAAAGCTGTTGCAGATGTTGAGGGGTAAAAGATTGATGTTTGTTGGGGACTCAGTACAGAGAGCCCAATTTGAATCAATGGTCTGTTTGGTACAATCTGTAATTCCTGTAGGAAAGAAGTCCCTTCAAAGAGTTCCACCCATGAAGATCTTCAAAATTGAG GAATTTGATGCGTCGATTGAGTATTATTGGGCTCCCTTCATCGTGGAGTCAAATTCGGATCATGCAACAAATCACACTGTGCTAAAGCGGTCTGTGAAGCTTGACTCCATAGCCAAGCATAGGAAAGAGTGGGAAGGCGTTGATATCTTGGTTTTTGAGAGCTATGTGTGGTGGATGTACAAGCCTCTTATAAATGCAAC GTATGGATCTCCAGATGATGTTAAAGAATATAACGTGACCACTGCATACAGATTGGCTTTAGAAACATGGGCAAATTGGATGGACTCCAAGCTCAATCCCCATACTCAAAAGGTGTTTTTCATGAGTATGTCACCAACACACCTGTG GAGTTGGGAATGGAAGCCTGGAAGTGATGGGAACTGCTTCAATGAGTCACACCCAATCCAAGGTCCATTCTGGGGCACTGGTTCAAACCTCGAGATCATGGAGATATTACATGACACATTACaacaattaaaattcaatgTTACACTTCTAAATATTACACAACTCTCAGAGTTTCGGAAGGATGCTCATACAACAATTTATGGGGAACGTAAGGGAAAGCTCTTGACCAAGGAACAGAGATCGGATCCAAACAATTTTGCCGATTGCATTCACTGGTGTTTACCAGGAGTCCCTGATACATGGAATGAAATTTTGTATGCATATTTGttgaaaaattatcaaaacttTTTGTAA
- the LOC132176372 gene encoding uncharacterized protein LOC132176372 isoform X1, which translates to MSIMDLKHKGITWVGNFFQKFEAVCQEVDGFVSKDTVKYVENQLQNMGGGVKKLYSDVVQDVLPPLVDPVKQEAQAVALKSNAAISTCLKSMISYEETHVETDVKESHMEPNAVDHVKDQLPDASSRLHLINHITPTSVDSLEEAETNSSLQKVDNVLTNENPNVGTEENAIEYSAPEVLDLISPGDKESFEASLSGELKDDNHENAFGVLAEVSPASSFHSVEFECPRAAVCDSPADVTQSVSNVSSILASSDLGFSVVSGEKTIAEMRSIFSSSSPLAESCSLSGKSLDNSLNVVSCNNPSDHICDSLSKLSSSIPTPIVSCESKTLELGLASTSSILSLKSLEENTSRIKEILSLTESSGNRHIHFSESAQGPSYDLDNDPSMETIELSDKVKLDESCVIVEPSELYAVARRARKLRSYRKKIQDAFNSKKRLAAEYEQLAIWHGDADMIFGNDKWQPPLPSTPATLLNSKNSQTQLPCDSEWELL; encoded by the exons ATGTCCATAATGGATCTGAAACATAAAGGTATAACCTGGGTTGGAAATTTTTTCCAGAAGTTTGAAGCTGTGTGCCAAGAGGTGGATGGTTTTGTGAGCAAG GATACAGTGAAATATGTTGAGAACCAATTGCAAAATATGGGTGGAGGTGTGAAGAAATTATATTCTGATGTTGTGCAAGATGTACTTCCTCCTTTAGTTGATCCTGTAAAGCAAGAAGCACAAGCTGTGGCTCTGAAAAGCAATGCTGCCATTAGCACCTGTTTGAAGTCAATGATAAGTTATGAGGAAACTCATGTAGAAACTGACGTTAAGGAATCGCATATGGAGCCCAATGCAGTTGATCATGTGAAGGACCAGCTTCCAGATGCATCAAGTAGGCTTCACCTCATAAATCATATTACTCCAACTTCTGTAGATTCCCTTGAAGAGGCAGAGACTAACTCATCATTGCAAAAGGTTGACAATGTTTTGACTAATGAAAACCCAAATGTGGGGACTGAAGAAAATGCAATAGAGTATTCAGCACCTGAAGTGTTGGACTTAATTTCTCCAGGTGATAAAGAATCCTTTGAAGCATCATTGTCTGGTGAGTTAAAAGATGATAATCATGAAAATGCTTTCGGAGTTCTGGCTGAGGTTTCACCGGCATCGTCATTTCATAGTGTGGAGTTTGAATGCCCCAGGGCAGCAGTTTGTGATAGCCCTGCAGATGTCACTCAGAGCGTTTCTAATGTTTCAAGTATTCTTGCTTCTTCTGACTTAGGTTTTTCTGTTGTATCTGGTGAGAAAACTATAGCAGAGATGAGATCTATATTCTCCAGCAGTTCTCCATTAGCAGAATCTTGTAGTCTGTCTGGAAAATCACTGGACAACTCCCTGAATGTAGTATCTTGTAATAATCCCAGCGATCATATTTGTGATAGTTTGAGCAAGCTCTCCTCTTCTATACCTACTCCAATTGTCTCCTGTGAGAGCAAGACACTTGAGTTAGGACTTGCTTCCACCAGCAGTATCCTATCATTGAAATCCCTTG AGGAAAACACTTCCAGAATTAAGGAAATTCTGTCTTTGACTGAATCATCTGGAAATAGACATATTCACTTCTCTGAGTCTGCCCAAG GACCTTCATATGACTTGGACAATGACCCTAGCATGGAAACGATTGAATTGTCTGACAAGGTGAAACTTGATGAAAGCTGTGTCATTGTAGAACCTAGTGAGCTTTATGCTGTTGCTCGCAGAGCCCGAAAACTCAGATCATACAGG AAAAAGATTCAAGATGCATTTAATTCAAAAAAGAGATTGGCAGCGGAATATGAACAGCTTGCAATTTGGCATGGAGATGCTGATATGATTTTTGGCAACGACAAATGGCAACCTCCTTTGCCATCTACCCCTGCAACACTCTTAAATTCGAAGAATTCGCAAACACAGCTGCCATGCGACTCCGAATGGGAGCTTCTGTAG
- the LOC132176372 gene encoding uncharacterized protein LOC132176372 isoform X2 gives MSIMDLKHKGITWVGNFFQKFEAVCQEVDGFVSKDTVKYVENQLQNMGGGVKKLYSDVVQDVLPPLVDPVKQEAQAVALKSNAAISTCLKSMISYEETHVETDVKESHMEPNAVDHVKDQLPDASSRLHLINHITPTSVDSLEEAETNSSLQKVDNVLTNENPNVGTEENAIEYSAPEVLDLISPGDKESFEASLSGELKDDNHENAFGVLAEVSPASSFHSVEFECPRAAVCDSPADVTQSVSNVSSILASSDLGFSVVSGEKTIAEMRSIFSSSSPLAESCSLSGKSLDNSLNVVSCNNPSDHICDSLSKLSSSIPTPIVSCESKTLELGLASTSSILSLKSLEENTSRIKEILSLTESSGNRHIHFSESAQGPSYDLDNDPSMETIELSDKVKLDESCVIVEPSELYAVARRARKLRSYRRNMNSLQFGMEMLI, from the exons ATGTCCATAATGGATCTGAAACATAAAGGTATAACCTGGGTTGGAAATTTTTTCCAGAAGTTTGAAGCTGTGTGCCAAGAGGTGGATGGTTTTGTGAGCAAG GATACAGTGAAATATGTTGAGAACCAATTGCAAAATATGGGTGGAGGTGTGAAGAAATTATATTCTGATGTTGTGCAAGATGTACTTCCTCCTTTAGTTGATCCTGTAAAGCAAGAAGCACAAGCTGTGGCTCTGAAAAGCAATGCTGCCATTAGCACCTGTTTGAAGTCAATGATAAGTTATGAGGAAACTCATGTAGAAACTGACGTTAAGGAATCGCATATGGAGCCCAATGCAGTTGATCATGTGAAGGACCAGCTTCCAGATGCATCAAGTAGGCTTCACCTCATAAATCATATTACTCCAACTTCTGTAGATTCCCTTGAAGAGGCAGAGACTAACTCATCATTGCAAAAGGTTGACAATGTTTTGACTAATGAAAACCCAAATGTGGGGACTGAAGAAAATGCAATAGAGTATTCAGCACCTGAAGTGTTGGACTTAATTTCTCCAGGTGATAAAGAATCCTTTGAAGCATCATTGTCTGGTGAGTTAAAAGATGATAATCATGAAAATGCTTTCGGAGTTCTGGCTGAGGTTTCACCGGCATCGTCATTTCATAGTGTGGAGTTTGAATGCCCCAGGGCAGCAGTTTGTGATAGCCCTGCAGATGTCACTCAGAGCGTTTCTAATGTTTCAAGTATTCTTGCTTCTTCTGACTTAGGTTTTTCTGTTGTATCTGGTGAGAAAACTATAGCAGAGATGAGATCTATATTCTCCAGCAGTTCTCCATTAGCAGAATCTTGTAGTCTGTCTGGAAAATCACTGGACAACTCCCTGAATGTAGTATCTTGTAATAATCCCAGCGATCATATTTGTGATAGTTTGAGCAAGCTCTCCTCTTCTATACCTACTCCAATTGTCTCCTGTGAGAGCAAGACACTTGAGTTAGGACTTGCTTCCACCAGCAGTATCCTATCATTGAAATCCCTTG AGGAAAACACTTCCAGAATTAAGGAAATTCTGTCTTTGACTGAATCATCTGGAAATAGACATATTCACTTCTCTGAGTCTGCCCAAG GACCTTCATATGACTTGGACAATGACCCTAGCATGGAAACGATTGAATTGTCTGACAAGGTGAAACTTGATGAAAGCTGTGTCATTGTAGAACCTAGTGAGCTTTATGCTGTTGCTCGCAGAGCCCGAAAACTCAGATCATACAGG CGGAATATGAACAGCTTGCAATTTGGCATGGAGATGCTGATATGA